The following are encoded together in the Streptomyces tsukubensis genome:
- the cysD gene encoding sulfate adenylyltransferase subunit CysD: MTTVVSKDENTGSPYALSHLDALESEAVHIFREVAGEFERPVILFSGGKDSIVMLHLALKAFAPAAVPFSLLHVDTGHNFPEVLEYRDRAVAEHGLRLHVASVQEYIDDGRLRERPDGTRNPLQTVPLTEAIRAHRFDAVFGGGRRDEEKARAKERVFSLRDEFSQWDPRRQRPELWQLYNGRHAPGEHVRVFPLSNWTELDVWQYIAREEIELPGIYFAHERPVFSRAGMWLTAGEWGGPKEDEPVETRLVRYRTVGDMSCTGAVDSDATTLDAVITEIAASRLTERGATRADDKMSEAAMEDRKREGYF, translated from the coding sequence ATGACGACCGTGGTGTCCAAGGACGAGAACACCGGCAGTCCCTACGCCCTCAGCCACCTGGACGCGTTGGAGTCCGAGGCGGTGCACATCTTCCGCGAGGTGGCGGGCGAGTTCGAGCGGCCGGTGATCCTCTTCTCCGGCGGCAAGGACTCCATCGTGATGCTCCACCTCGCGCTGAAGGCCTTCGCCCCCGCCGCCGTGCCGTTCTCCCTGCTGCACGTGGACACCGGGCACAACTTCCCCGAGGTCCTCGAATACCGCGACCGCGCCGTCGCCGAGCACGGGCTGCGCCTCCATGTGGCCTCCGTCCAGGAGTACATCGACGACGGACGGCTGCGGGAGCGCCCCGACGGCACCCGCAACCCGTTGCAGACCGTGCCGCTGACCGAGGCCATCCGGGCGCACCGCTTCGACGCCGTCTTCGGCGGAGGCCGGCGCGACGAGGAGAAGGCCAGGGCCAAGGAGCGGGTGTTCAGCCTGCGCGACGAGTTCTCCCAGTGGGACCCGCGCCGCCAGCGCCCCGAGCTGTGGCAGCTCTACAACGGCAGGCACGCCCCTGGTGAGCACGTCCGGGTCTTCCCGCTGTCCAACTGGACCGAGCTGGACGTGTGGCAGTACATCGCCCGCGAGGAGATCGAGCTGCCCGGTATCTATTTCGCTCATGAGAGGCCCGTCTTCAGCAGGGCCGGTATGTGGCTCACCGCGGGCGAGTGGGGCGGCCCCAAGGAGGACGAGCCGGTCGAGACGAGGCTGGTCCGCTACCGCACGGTCGGGGACATGTCCTGCACCGGTGCTGTCGACTCCGACGCGACCACACTCGACGCCGTCATCACCGAGATCGCCGCGTCCCGGCTGACCGAGCGCGGTGCCACCCGCGCCGACGACAAGATGTCGGAAGCCGCGATGGAAGACCGCAAGCGTGAGGGGTACTTCTAG
- the cysC gene encoding adenylyl-sulfate kinase has translation MRPTREIQETPVTGATLWLTGLPSAGKTTIAYELAERLRAEGHRTELLDGDEIREFLSAGLGFARQDRDTNVQRIGFVAELLASHGVLVLVPVIAPYADSRDAVRERHQAAGTAYLEVHVATPVDVCSRRDVKGLYAKQAAGELSGLTGVDDPYEEPESPDLRIESQNQTVQESAAAVYALLTERGLA, from the coding sequence ATCCGGCCCACGCGAGAGATCCAGGAGACACCAGTGACGGGAGCCACCCTCTGGCTCACCGGTCTGCCGAGCGCCGGCAAGACCACCATCGCGTACGAACTCGCGGAGCGGCTGCGCGCCGAGGGCCACCGCACCGAACTGCTCGACGGCGACGAGATCCGCGAGTTCCTCTCCGCGGGGCTCGGCTTCGCCCGCCAGGACCGCGACACCAACGTCCAGCGGATCGGTTTCGTCGCCGAACTGCTCGCCTCGCACGGCGTGTTGGTTCTCGTGCCGGTCATCGCGCCGTACGCCGACAGCCGCGACGCCGTACGCGAACGCCACCAGGCGGCGGGCACCGCGTACTTGGAGGTGCACGTGGCCACCCCGGTGGACGTGTGTTCACGACGCGACGTGAAGGGGCTCTACGCCAAGCAGGCGGCGGGCGAGCTGTCCGGGCTCACCGGGGTCGACGACCCGTACGAGGAACCCGAATCCCCCGATCTGCGGATCGAGTCCCAGAACCAGACCGTGCAGGAGTCGGCGGCGGCTGTGTACGCGCTGCTCACCGAAAGGGGTCTCGCATGA
- a CDS encoding phosphoadenylyl-sulfate reductase, with product MTTVQEERTSGQLRSLAEAAGRDLEEASALDILRWASETFGPRFCVTSSMEDAVVAHLASRARPGVDVVFLDTGYHFPETIGTRDAVDAVMDVNVITLSPTRTVAEQDAEFGPRLHDRDPDLCCAMRKVQPLQEGLTGYSAWATGLRRDESPTRADTPVVSWDEKREKVKIAPIARWSQDDVDAYVAEHGVLTNPLLMDGYGSVGCAPCTRRLLDGEDARAGRWSGSAKTECGLHG from the coding sequence ATGACGACGGTCCAGGAAGAGCGCACCAGCGGGCAACTGCGGTCCCTGGCCGAGGCGGCGGGCCGCGACCTGGAGGAGGCGTCCGCGCTCGACATCCTCCGCTGGGCCTCGGAGACCTTCGGACCGCGGTTCTGCGTCACCTCGTCGATGGAGGACGCGGTCGTCGCCCACCTCGCCTCCCGCGCCAGGCCGGGGGTGGACGTCGTCTTCCTCGACACCGGCTACCACTTCCCCGAGACGATCGGCACCCGCGACGCCGTGGACGCGGTGATGGACGTGAACGTCATCACCCTGAGCCCGACCCGTACGGTCGCCGAGCAGGACGCGGAGTTCGGCCCGCGCCTGCACGACCGCGACCCCGACCTGTGCTGCGCCATGCGCAAGGTCCAGCCCCTCCAGGAGGGCCTCACGGGTTACTCGGCCTGGGCCACGGGGCTGCGCCGCGACGAGTCCCCGACCCGCGCGGACACGCCGGTCGTCAGCTGGGACGAGAAGCGCGAGAAGGTCAAGATCGCGCCCATCGCCCGCTGGAGCCAGGACGACGTGGACGCCTACGTCGCCGAACACGGCGTGCTGACCAACCCCCTGCTCATGGACGGCTACGGCTCGGTGGGCTGCGCCCCGTGCACCCGCAGGCTGCTCGACGGCGAGGACGCCCGTGCGGGCCGCTGGTCGGGCAGTGCCAAGACGGAGTGCGGGCTGCACGGCTGA